In one Dehalogenimonas formicexedens genomic region, the following are encoded:
- a CDS encoding 2'-5' RNA ligase family protein, whose amino-acid sequence MTGFYIGIRLQKEAKEFAKEAVYSVAKKFRVKGMTRRRVVPHVTLYGPGQTRDLRRVRKAVETIGREFTLVPFQFDGFGRFNNKDKVIYFKIRASDQLEDLREQLARKLIDFSTCQSWDQVSDYSFHSTIAFKDINYQFDEIWSHLSKITVPQFNEHLTRITVLAHGKIFCEYDLLLKRMLTRRQALSGHWRRLTLRKLRKLQGQEPQRRISFLDRLKRFFRLRRE is encoded by the coding sequence ATGACTGGTTTCTATATTGGCATTAGGCTTCAAAAAGAGGCAAAGGAATTTGCCAAAGAAGCTGTCTATTCCGTCGCCAAGAAATTCCGTGTTAAAGGCATGACCCGTCGCAGGGTTGTTCCTCACGTGACTCTTTACGGTCCAGGTCAGACTAGGGATTTACGGCGAGTTCGGAAGGCGGTCGAAACCATCGGACGCGAGTTCACTTTAGTTCCTTTTCAATTCGATGGTTTTGGGCGTTTTAATAACAAAGATAAGGTAATATACTTCAAAATCAGGGCATCTGATCAACTTGAAGACCTCCGGGAACAACTTGCGCGGAAATTGATTGATTTTTCCACCTGCCAAAGTTGGGACCAAGTATCGGATTATTCATTTCATTCTACAATTGCGTTCAAAGATATAAACTATCAATTTGATGAAATTTGGTCCCATCTGAGTAAAATCACCGTGCCTCAGTTTAACGAACATCTAACCCGAATCACCGTTTTGGCCCACGGGAAAATCTTCTGCGAATATGATCTTCTGCTCAAACGGATGCTGACACGCAGACAGGCTTTGAGCGGGCATTGGCGAAGATTGACTTTAAGAAAGCTGCGAAAACTCCAAGGGCAAGAACCTCAGCGCAGAATTTCGTTTCTTGACCGGTTGAAACGATTTTTTCGACTCAGGAGGGAATAA
- a CDS encoding DUF3644 domain-containing protein → MPRLRRGPITCDLLVKSREAAMQAVQAFNNPLATFRTEAFIVLMVISWTYLMHAYFRKAGIEYRYYDQKTMRKRFHLTQGGTYRYWELERCLIEEKCPLDPAMKSNLRFLIGLRHEIEHHQSAGVDEQFAGRYLACCLNYERVLVEQFGDKFSLGTALGYVLQFRDLTAPILATEAKNPLPAEVARYVQQFESELPEDEFQSPYFSYRLLFVRKLTSKRGQADRAIEFISADSDLAKTIDKDYWVLREVERPKHRASEIVKMMKAEGFPWFTMGSHTALWRELDGKNPGKGYGIGIAGQWLWYDKWIDAVRASCKADLQRQELIESVIKN, encoded by the coding sequence ATGCCGCGCTTAAGAAGGGGACCGATTACCTGTGATTTGCTCGTCAAATCACGAGAGGCAGCCATGCAAGCAGTTCAAGCTTTCAATAATCCCTTAGCAACTTTTAGAACGGAAGCGTTCATTGTCCTAATGGTGATATCTTGGACTTATTTAATGCATGCGTATTTCCGAAAAGCCGGTATTGAGTATAGATACTACGACCAAAAAACAATGCGCAAACGATTTCATCTGACCCAAGGCGGAACATACAGATACTGGGAGCTCGAACGCTGCCTTATCGAAGAAAAATGTCCTCTCGATCCAGCTATGAAGAGCAACTTGCGCTTCTTAATAGGATTACGGCACGAAATAGAGCACCATCAATCAGCGGGCGTTGATGAACAATTTGCAGGGAGGTACCTCGCCTGTTGTCTAAACTATGAGCGGGTATTGGTGGAACAATTTGGTGACAAGTTTTCACTAGGGACCGCCTTGGGTTACGTTCTTCAGTTTAGGGACTTAACTGCTCCAATTTTAGCCACGGAGGCTAAAAACCCATTGCCTGCAGAAGTGGCAAGATATGTTCAACAATTTGAATCCGAATTGCCAGAGGATGAATTTCAATCTCCTTATTTTTCATATCGCCTATTATTTGTACGAAAACTAACCAGCAAACGAGGCCAAGCGGACAGAGCGATTGAATTTATCTCTGCAGACTCCGATTTGGCTAAGACGATAGACAAAGACTATTGGGTTCTAAGGGAAGTAGAACGTCCGAAGCACCGTGCTTCTGAAATAGTAAAGATGATGAAGGCTGAAGGATTCCCTTGGTTCACCATGGGCTCCCACACAGCTCTATGGCGCGAATTGGACGGAAAAAACCCTGGAAAAGGCTACGGCATTGGGATTGCTGGCCAATGGCTCTGGTATGACAAATGGATTGACGCTGTCCGCGCAAGCTGTAAGGCAGATCTGCAGCGGCAAGAATTAATCGAATCTGTGATAAAAAACTAA
- a CDS encoding 2TM domain-containing protein has translation MDTGMTEQEILEEAKRRVKKKREFLGHLGSYVAINAVLIVIWALSGQGYKWFLWPLGIWGVFVVWNFLDVYVFRTTFQSEKSAIQKEIDRIKRGG, from the coding sequence ATGGATACCGGAATGACGGAACAGGAAATCCTGGAAGAAGCCAAGCGAAGGGTCAAGAAAAAGAGAGAGTTCCTCGGCCACCTTGGATCGTACGTGGCGATTAACGCGGTGCTTATCGTCATTTGGGCGTTGTCCGGCCAGGGCTACAAGTGGTTCCTGTGGCCGCTCGGCATCTGGGGCGTCTTTGTCGTCTGGAACTTCCTGGATGTCTATGTTTTCCGTACCACCTTTCAGTCCGAAAAATCGGCGATACAAAAAGAAATTGATCGGATAAAACGGGGCGGGTAG
- a CDS encoding NUDIX domain-containing protein codes for MSDVKRRRRGTVIIETSRGILLTKTQKDQPFILPGGGAKRDETRFIAALRELSEETHLSPYSAHIIFNHKGKIRPTRSGKHLFQDHHTVCLVKATGNPRPGGGDARYLGYYTGPGSVWISMTTAEIIDKYLAWKQFSAAEKRKTIREELEENLEDVDETDVDDNDG; via the coding sequence ATGAGCGACGTCAAAAGACGCAGGCGGGGAACGGTAATTATTGAAACATCACGAGGAATTCTGCTGACGAAGACACAAAAGGATCAGCCGTTCATCCTCCCTGGAGGAGGAGCCAAAAGAGATGAAACACGGTTCATTGCCGCACTCAGAGAATTAAGTGAAGAAACACATCTATCACCATACTCGGCTCACATTATTTTCAATCACAAGGGCAAAATCAGGCCCACACGTTCAGGAAAGCACCTTTTCCAAGATCACCATACCGTCTGCCTTGTTAAGGCAACAGGTAACCCCCGACCGGGTGGAGGCGACGCAAGATACCTAGGCTATTACACCGGACCGGGCAGCGTTTGGATTTCCATGACTACGGCTGAGATTATCGATAAATACCTCGCTTGGAAACAGTTCAGCGCCGCTGAGAAACGAAAGACGATCCGAGAAGAGTTGGAAGAGAATCTCGAGGACGTTGATGAAACAGATGTTGATGATAATGATGGCTAA
- a CDS encoding transposase, whose protein sequence is MPKRENEYFAGRNEPGRGLCPFCGSLAVYYIKTTGTWRCQQCEKIFPSPSYGPGGQRLSDPEPKNSKSKLKICPKCGQQSLWQNPFSNTQECLNKSCISFNQPKGTTPISPQSVKSAAFPRIKNPFPIWKVKRFVKGFFWLLVRLILIAVVLSLTAIVLAAVANVINIQPIKPAMLAIAAIGTIAVFMALRETVRRYLSIVRAFMTVLLSIILIAFSWSYLKIESVQDLKNRIENLFNSNNSLQETLDLTLGKLNFSFDTSNGGADSTSQPPGSKFTKEYVTIDGGRLIGADGHSVTLWNNPQAVDPSWSQLLLFLQSDATDARSYDFASYVCADFAETLHNNAEAAGIKAAYVCIDLGPSPGYPSGAGHALNAFQTTDRGLVFIDDTGLTSGGPSNADKSVIVRVGSSYIPESLFPESGWSSQWESMGTVLKIDIIKW, encoded by the coding sequence GTGCCGAAACGGGAAAACGAGTATTTCGCGGGTAGAAATGAACCTGGCAGAGGACTGTGCCCTTTTTGTGGATCGTTAGCAGTTTATTACATAAAGACAACCGGTACTTGGCGCTGCCAGCAGTGTGAAAAGATATTTCCAAGCCCTAGCTACGGCCCTGGTGGTCAGAGACTATCTGATCCAGAACCTAAAAATTCCAAATCAAAATTGAAAATATGTCCAAAATGCGGCCAACAATCTTTGTGGCAGAATCCGTTTTCAAACACCCAGGAGTGCCTTAACAAAAGCTGCATTTCATTTAACCAGCCCAAAGGAACGACTCCTATCTCCCCACAATCGGTCAAATCAGCTGCGTTTCCAAGAATTAAGAACCCGTTTCCAATTTGGAAGGTCAAACGTTTTGTTAAAGGATTTTTTTGGCTTTTGGTCAGGCTGATCTTGATTGCAGTTGTATTGAGTCTTACTGCCATTGTTCTCGCTGCAGTCGCTAACGTCATCAATATTCAACCGATAAAACCGGCGATGTTAGCAATAGCTGCTATCGGGACAATCGCCGTTTTTATGGCTTTAAGGGAGACCGTCCGTCGATACCTCAGCATTGTGCGTGCCTTTATGACAGTGCTTCTATCCATAATCCTGATCGCTTTTTCTTGGTCATATTTAAAGATCGAGTCGGTACAAGATCTCAAAAACCGTATCGAGAACCTCTTCAACTCTAATAACTCTCTCCAAGAGACATTGGACCTGACACTTGGCAAACTCAATTTTTCGTTTGACACATCAAACGGCGGCGCGGACAGTACGTCCCAACCGCCCGGTTCAAAATTTACGAAAGAATACGTCACCATCGATGGCGGTAGACTTATCGGTGCCGATGGCCACTCAGTAACTCTTTGGAATAATCCCCAAGCTGTGGATCCGAGTTGGTCGCAGCTTCTTTTATTCCTGCAATCCGACGCAACGGACGCCCGGAGTTATGACTTCGCATCCTATGTTTGTGCTGATTTTGCCGAGACTCTGCACAACAATGCGGAGGCAGCCGGGATTAAAGCGGCATATGTGTGTATAGATCTTGGTCCGAGCCCTGGCTATCCGTCCGGAGCAGGGCACGCCCTCAATGCTTTCCAAACCACCGATCGCGGGCTAGTTTTTATCGATGACACTGGATTAACCTCCGGGGGTCCTTCCAACGCAGATAAATCTGTAATCGTTAGGGTAGGTTCAAGTTACATCCCAGAAAGTCTGTTCCCTGAATCAGGGTGGAGTTCCCAGTGGGAGAGCATGGGAACAGTGCTTAAGATAGATATTATCAAATGGTAA
- the mfd gene encoding transcription-repair coupling factor, whose protein sequence is MTELHGLFDLLSEEPHYKEWLAAAKKPARTSSRISVIEAARPYLTGSLFRDLKRPILVITSQAEKARDLTEQIALWLGDLEVQLFPQPELLPYQRAAVDRATELETVSALSSLAGLPQKKPLVTVISLDALARWAPKPDSFRNGWLHLTAGAEYPPLELVAALDKLGYQSEHLVEAPGTYSRRGGIVDIFPPTEDSPIRLEYFGDTIESLRTFDPATQRSSKRLESAVVGPATLLLDIGQIPDIDLGGASEEMRPVFTEELEQLKRGSRPETAAFWAPYTNSSTILNYLSDNTLVIVDEPDSVEQAAQFFRDEAECLRAEKTSAGELPNRYPQPYIEWATLKKSLAHFQSVELASWGTGAGGVVELPISPSPSYAGRLPAFFKKAQELKNQGARLIVVSYQSDRLKELFSEEHVDFSFAEGLGKPPAKSAITLLHGLLGHGWTLSGETYLFTDNELFGFVKERRWTTRRLASSKRLMLPELEPGDYVVHVDHGVARFAGTVTMEVSGARREYLQLEYAGEDKLYVPTDQVDRVSRYIGGEGEAPTLNKLGTQEWARSKERAQEAAREVAAELIELYAARQIVPGYAYSRDTLWQQELEGSFPYVETPDQASALSDVKEDMEKPRPMDRLILGDVGYGKTEVALRAAFKAVMDGKQVAVLVPTTVLAQQHYSTFRARLAAFPVKIEVISRFRSDREQTAILDALEKGEIDIIIGTHRLLQPDVRFKKLGMLIIDEEQRFGVMHKEFLKRMRQEVDVLTLSATPIPRTLHLSLVGVRDMSVIETPPNERLPIKTFVAGYDDHLVREAILREKERNGQVFFVHNRVQSIYFIAERLRKLVPEASFIVGHGQMPEGELEAAMAQFAAGEVDVLVCTTIIESGLDVPNANTLIVNQADKFGLTQLYQLRGRVGRGANLAYAYFLYEKGKRLTGDAEKRLRTIFEASELGAGYGIAMKDLEIRGAGSLLGTRQSGHISAIGFNLYTQMLSEAVEEQKTKRSGKEVELLKSSKIPPPTIELPLTAFIPESYIPEESLRLELYQRLAAIKSEKEIADFERELVDRFGQTPVEAQNLSYIIRLRLMGLKAGIKAIGMESGLIAITFLPGIVTDLKKISPLKDGLRASTNKVWIDYLRLGSRWRELVEETVWRLGK, encoded by the coding sequence ATGACCGAGTTGCACGGGCTGTTCGACCTTCTATCTGAAGAGCCGCATTACAAAGAGTGGTTGGCGGCCGCCAAAAAGCCGGCACGCACCTCATCGCGGATCTCCGTGATCGAGGCCGCCCGGCCGTATCTCACCGGCAGCCTTTTCCGTGATTTGAAACGTCCGATCCTGGTCATCACATCGCAGGCCGAGAAAGCCCGGGACCTCACCGAGCAGATAGCCCTGTGGCTGGGCGACCTCGAGGTGCAACTCTTTCCTCAACCCGAACTCCTGCCCTACCAGCGGGCGGCGGTGGACCGGGCAACGGAACTTGAGACGGTCAGCGCGCTTTCCAGCCTGGCGGGACTGCCGCAAAAAAAGCCCCTGGTCACCGTTATCTCGCTCGATGCCCTGGCCAGGTGGGCGCCAAAACCCGACTCTTTCCGGAACGGCTGGCTCCACCTCACCGCCGGCGCCGAATACCCGCCGCTCGAACTGGTCGCCGCGCTGGATAAACTCGGCTATCAATCAGAGCACCTCGTCGAAGCGCCGGGGACGTATTCCCGGCGCGGCGGCATCGTGGATATATTCCCGCCGACCGAGGATTCCCCGATCCGCCTCGAGTACTTTGGCGATACGATCGAGAGCCTCCGCACCTTCGACCCGGCCACGCAGCGCTCGTCGAAGAGGCTGGAGAGCGCCGTCGTCGGTCCGGCGACACTGCTCCTGGATATCGGTCAAATCCCGGATATCGACCTCGGCGGCGCGAGCGAGGAGATGCGCCCGGTATTCACCGAGGAACTGGAGCAACTTAAACGCGGCAGCAGGCCGGAAACCGCCGCCTTCTGGGCGCCCTATACCAATAGCTCGACCATTCTGAACTATCTTTCCGACAACACGCTGGTGATCGTCGACGAGCCGGACTCGGTGGAACAGGCGGCCCAGTTCTTCCGCGACGAAGCCGAATGCCTGCGCGCCGAAAAGACCTCCGCCGGGGAACTGCCAAATCGGTACCCTCAACCTTACATCGAGTGGGCTACCCTCAAAAAGTCCCTCGCCCACTTCCAGAGCGTCGAACTGGCGTCGTGGGGCACCGGCGCGGGAGGCGTCGTCGAGCTGCCCATCTCCCCGTCGCCGAGCTACGCCGGCAGGCTGCCGGCCTTCTTCAAAAAAGCCCAGGAACTGAAAAACCAGGGCGCCCGCCTGATCGTCGTCAGCTACCAGTCCGACCGGCTGAAAGAGCTTTTCAGCGAGGAACACGTCGATTTCTCCTTTGCCGAAGGCCTGGGCAAGCCCCCCGCCAAAAGCGCCATCACCCTGCTGCACGGCCTGCTCGGCCACGGGTGGACGCTGTCCGGCGAAACGTACCTGTTCACCGACAACGAACTCTTCGGCTTTGTAAAGGAACGGCGGTGGACAACTCGCCGGTTGGCAAGCAGCAAACGGCTTATGCTCCCGGAACTCGAACCCGGCGACTACGTGGTGCACGTCGACCACGGCGTCGCCCGGTTTGCCGGGACAGTCACCATGGAGGTCTCCGGCGCCCGCCGCGAGTACTTGCAACTGGAGTACGCCGGCGAGGACAAGCTGTACGTGCCTACCGACCAGGTCGACCGCGTCTCCCGCTACATTGGCGGGGAGGGCGAGGCGCCGACGCTGAACAAGCTCGGCACCCAGGAATGGGCCCGCTCCAAGGAACGGGCCCAGGAAGCCGCCCGGGAGGTGGCCGCCGAACTTATCGAGCTCTACGCCGCCCGGCAGATCGTGCCCGGCTACGCCTACTCCCGCGACACCCTGTGGCAGCAGGAACTGGAGGGCTCCTTCCCGTATGTCGAGACGCCCGACCAGGCATCGGCATTGTCCGACGTCAAAGAGGACATGGAAAAGCCCCGCCCCATGGACCGCCTCATCCTCGGCGACGTCGGCTACGGCAAGACCGAGGTGGCCTTGCGCGCCGCCTTCAAGGCGGTCATGGACGGCAAGCAGGTGGCGGTACTGGTGCCCACCACCGTCCTCGCCCAGCAGCATTATTCGACCTTCAGGGCCCGCCTGGCGGCCTTCCCGGTCAAGATCGAGGTCATCTCCCGCTTCCGCAGCGACAGGGAGCAGACCGCCATCCTCGATGCCCTCGAAAAGGGCGAGATCGACATCATCATCGGCACGCACCGGCTGCTGCAGCCGGATGTCAGGTTCAAGAAGCTGGGCATGCTCATCATCGACGAGGAGCAGCGGTTTGGCGTGATGCACAAGGAGTTCCTGAAACGGATGCGCCAGGAAGTCGACGTGCTGACCCTTTCGGCGACGCCCATCCCGCGCACCCTGCACCTGTCGCTCGTCGGCGTCAGGGACATGAGCGTCATCGAGACGCCGCCCAACGAACGCCTACCCATTAAGACCTTCGTCGCCGGGTATGACGATCACCTGGTGCGCGAGGCCATCCTGCGGGAGAAAGAGCGGAACGGCCAGGTCTTCTTCGTCCATAACCGCGTCCAGAGCATCTATTTCATCGCCGAAAGGCTGAGGAAACTGGTGCCCGAGGCATCGTTCATCGTCGGCCACGGCCAGATGCCGGAGGGCGAACTCGAGGCGGCCATGGCCCAGTTCGCGGCAGGTGAGGTCGACGTACTCGTCTGCACCACCATCATCGAGAGCGGCCTGGACGTGCCCAACGCCAACACCCTCATCGTCAACCAGGCGGACAAGTTCGGCCTGACCCAGCTTTACCAGCTCAGGGGCAGAGTCGGCCGCGGCGCCAACCTGGCCTACGCCTACTTCCTGTACGAGAAAGGCAAGCGCCTCACCGGAGACGCCGAAAAACGGCTGAGGACCATCTTCGAGGCATCGGAACTGGGGGCGGGCTACGGCATCGCCATGAAGGACCTCGAGATCAGGGGCGCGGGATCGCTTCTCGGCACGAGGCAGAGCGGCCATATCTCGGCCATCGGCTTCAATTTGTACACCCAGATGCTGTCTGAAGCCGTCGAAGAACAGAAGACCAAGCGGTCCGGCAAGGAAGTCGAGCTCTTGAAGTCGTCGAAGATACCGCCACCGACCATCGAACTGCCGCTGACCGCCTTCATCCCGGAGAGCTACATCCCCGAGGAATCGCTCAGGCTGGAATTGTATCAACGGCTGGCCGCCATCAAGAGCGAGAAAGAGATCGCCGATTTCGAACGCGAACTCGTCGACCGCTTCGGGCAGACGCCCGTCGAGGCGCAGAACCTGTCGTACATCATCCGACTGAGGCTGATGGGGCTCAAGGCCGGGATCAAGGCTATCGGCATGGAGAGCGGGCTTATCGCCATCACCTTCCTGCCGGGGATCGTAACCGATTTGAAGAAGATATCGCCGCTCAAGGACGGCCTCCGCGCTTCGACCAACAAGGTCTGGATAGATTACCTGCGACTGGGCAGCCGGTGGCGGGAACTCGTGGAAGAGACGGTGTGGAGACTGGGGAAATAA
- a CDS encoding hybrid sensor histidine kinase/response regulator, with translation MVSSHENLREVEFLEHIVNSTAACVAVVEGRELRYTLVNSKFQEFHPQPLTGRRYRDAFPEAAAAGAEAKMLAVLETGEPWDVVNYPAKVPLKPDAVWEGRVVRLTVTEGREPSLLAVFWDVTERAKAEEESLAKTRLNQILLDAFPCVALLLRPESHVIVAMNKKAALEGCVIGQTCYGSWAKRSTPCPWCLAPVVWKTGKPQSSEPSDGGITWDAHWIRISEDLYMHFAFDITDRRKVEKALIESETKYRELFENAQIGMFISRLDGSEMLDANERYLEMLGLSRAEFIGKPSRDFWANPLQREKMVNILKSEGRVTNFECQLITKHNGVRDFLTSLTLNPDNKTLHGSIIDITERKKAEDDLNESEHFTRTLLNTTPELIYVHDIRTNSNVYANRSVMDFLGYTSGEVQAMGSSLFNNILHPDDANLVAVHHSRCAHASDDDILELTYRMKNRDGKWRYLRSRDVPFRRDTVGNVTQILGVTEDITEQLMKSRMVEESEAKFRAVFENAHEGIVLIDYESGTIVDCNPEYERQTGRDQATLKKMKIWEIRPPDQKEQNKVIFERIKKTGGGRSSETGYQRPDGTIIPIEFTSSIVEMSGRKYFLGVTRDISEKKKAEIEQQRFRDKAEMAARLAAVGEMASGIAHEINNPLTGVVGFSELLVERDDLPDEVREDLKIIRDGGRRVKEIVGRMLTFARQQKPLRVASSITELIDNTLEIRSYVLKTANIEVIKDYSPNLPWLIVDPGQLQQVFLNIIVNAEYAMKQAHNRGKLTIKAENCGEIVRFSFTDDGPGMSRETLSKLFQPFFTTKAPGEGTGLGLALSYGIIKEHDGTIKAESSEGCGSTFVIDLPIGFSVLPVQEGDSTNPVASIRFASSNSRVLVIDDEDTVRSVTKAILERNGYDTATEPDPLVALERLKTEHFDAVLCDIRIPDLSGMELYERLIRENPELAKKVIFITGDVSDAATREYLESHDIPFITKPFDQDSLLNKIWDITSKGG, from the coding sequence ATGGTTTCGTCACACGAAAATCTGCGTGAAGTTGAATTCCTGGAGCACATCGTCAACAGTACCGCTGCCTGCGTCGCAGTTGTCGAAGGCCGAGAGCTTCGCTACACCTTAGTCAACTCTAAGTTTCAAGAATTCCATCCTCAACCCCTGACGGGACGAAGATACAGAGATGCCTTCCCTGAAGCCGCCGCCGCAGGCGCGGAAGCCAAAATGCTTGCCGTTCTCGAAACCGGAGAACCATGGGACGTTGTTAATTATCCAGCCAAAGTTCCTTTGAAACCAGATGCCGTCTGGGAGGGGAGAGTCGTCCGTCTGACCGTGACCGAGGGAAGGGAGCCATCTCTCCTTGCAGTGTTCTGGGATGTCACTGAACGCGCAAAGGCTGAAGAGGAAAGCCTCGCCAAAACCCGGTTAAATCAGATTTTATTGGACGCTTTCCCATGCGTAGCGCTGTTGCTCAGGCCGGAATCTCACGTGATCGTCGCGATGAACAAGAAAGCCGCTCTGGAAGGATGCGTCATCGGCCAGACCTGCTATGGAAGTTGGGCAAAGCGAAGTACCCCTTGTCCATGGTGCCTGGCCCCGGTGGTCTGGAAAACCGGAAAGCCCCAATCTTCCGAACCAAGCGACGGCGGCATAACCTGGGATGCACATTGGATACGCATTAGTGAAGACCTTTATATGCATTTCGCGTTCGACATCACCGATCGCAGAAAAGTGGAAAAAGCGCTGATCGAGAGCGAGACTAAATATCGCGAGCTCTTCGAAAACGCGCAGATAGGTATGTTTATTTCAAGGCTTGACGGCTCCGAAATGCTCGATGCAAACGAGAGATACCTTGAGATGTTAGGTCTGTCTCGCGCCGAATTCATCGGGAAACCCTCCCGGGATTTCTGGGCTAATCCTCTCCAGAGAGAGAAAATGGTCAACATTCTTAAGTCCGAGGGCAGGGTAACAAACTTCGAATGCCAACTGATCACCAAGCATAATGGGGTACGTGATTTCCTTACATCGCTAACACTTAACCCGGATAACAAGACGCTCCATGGATCGATTATCGATATTACAGAGCGCAAGAAGGCCGAAGATGACTTAAACGAAAGCGAACACTTCACCCGGACGCTGTTGAATACCACCCCGGAACTGATCTATGTCCACGACATTAGGACGAACAGCAATGTGTATGCCAACCGTTCGGTAATGGATTTCCTGGGCTACACTTCCGGAGAGGTGCAAGCCATGGGATCATCGCTCTTCAATAACATTCTGCACCCTGACGATGCGAACCTGGTGGCCGTCCATCATTCCAGATGCGCTCATGCCAGTGATGACGATATCCTGGAATTGACTTACCGGATGAAGAACAGAGACGGGAAATGGCGTTACCTTCGATCCCGAGATGTGCCCTTCAGGCGAGATACCGTGGGAAATGTCACCCAGATCCTCGGCGTTACAGAAGACATCACCGAACAGCTGATGAAATCCCGGATGGTCGAGGAGAGCGAAGCCAAGTTCCGGGCGGTATTCGAAAATGCCCACGAAGGTATAGTGCTTATCGACTACGAAAGCGGGACGATTGTCGATTGTAATCCGGAGTATGAGCGACAGACTGGAAGAGACCAGGCGACCCTGAAGAAGATGAAGATATGGGAAATTCGCCCGCCTGACCAGAAAGAACAAAACAAAGTTATCTTCGAAAGAATCAAGAAGACAGGTGGAGGACGATCTAGCGAAACCGGCTACCAAAGGCCTGATGGGACTATCATTCCGATAGAATTTACGTCGTCAATCGTAGAGATGAGCGGCCGGAAGTATTTTCTCGGCGTCACGAGGGATATTTCCGAAAAGAAAAAGGCTGAGATCGAGCAACAACGGTTTCGCGATAAAGCCGAGATGGCTGCCCGCCTGGCGGCTGTGGGCGAAATGGCCTCAGGCATAGCCCATGAGATAAATAATCCGCTAACCGGAGTTGTCGGTTTCTCCGAACTGCTCGTTGAGAGGGATGACCTGCCCGATGAGGTAAGGGAAGACCTCAAGATCATCCGAGACGGAGGCCGGCGGGTCAAAGAGATCGTCGGACGGATGCTTACTTTCGCCAGGCAGCAAAAACCGTTAAGGGTGGCCAGTTCCATCACCGAACTTATCGACAACACCCTTGAAATCAGGTCCTACGTACTTAAGACGGCAAATATTGAAGTGATCAAGGACTACTCTCCAAACCTGCCGTGGCTTATAGTGGATCCGGGGCAACTACAGCAGGTATTTCTCAACATCATAGTCAATGCCGAATATGCCATGAAGCAAGCCCACAATAGAGGCAAACTTACCATCAAAGCGGAGAACTGTGGCGAAATAGTCCGCTTCTCCTTTACCGATGATGGGCCGGGGATGAGCCGGGAAACGCTAAGCAAACTTTTCCAGCCTTTCTTTACCACCAAAGCGCCGGGTGAGGGTACCGGGCTAGGTTTGGCGCTCTCTTACGGCATAATCAAGGAGCATGACGGCACAATTAAGGCCGAGAGCTCCGAGGGGTGTGGTTCCACCTTCGTTATCGATCTGCCGATCGGTTTTTCGGTGCTCCCTGTCCAGGAAGGAGACTCAACAAACCCCGTGGCGTCTATTCGTTTTGCGAGTAGCAACTCTCGTGTGTTAGTTATCGACGATGAAGACACTGTGCGCTCTGTAACCAAAGCGATATTGGAGAGGAATGGTTACGATACTGCGACGGAACCCGACCCGCTCGTAGCGCTGGAACGTTTGAAAACTGAACATTTCGACGCAGTCCTATGCGACATCAGAATCCCCGATCTTTCCGGGATGGAGTTGTATGAAAGGCTGATCCGGGAAAACCCCGAGCTGGCCAAAAAGGTAATATTTATCACAGGCGACGTTTCCGACGCAGCAACCAGGGAATACCTGGAATCTCACGATATACCGTTTATCACCAAGCCCTTCGATCAGGATTCATTGCTCAATAAAATATGGGATATCACCTCAAAGGGTGGTTGA